Proteins found in one Salvia splendens isolate huo1 chromosome 10, SspV2, whole genome shotgun sequence genomic segment:
- the LOC121752741 gene encoding uncharacterized protein LOC121752741, with translation MAARLEAEKFTGTNDFGLWRMKIRAMLTQQGLASALETKQIDPKEKGVLDEKAMLKQAEIEAKAHSKIVLCLADKVLREVAKETTAAGILSRLEDLYLTKSLANQLYMKRRLYSYKFLESKGVLEQLEEFNKSIDDLENIDVLQDVILYGRDKAITFVEVQTAVRAKELHKEGMGVEAGSSVAESLNVKKHKFKKPFKKDHDALKFAQNIQKKNLSESTRSVILGNNQVCQVEGIGSVKLKMNDGCVRTLTDVGYIPQVKRNLISLGLLERKGCVFSSAKGRMVVRKWEKEVMEAERRGSLYYLLAEVQVPMAQVNSVTSNVRLWHMRLGHPAEGSMRELVRKGTVQTQLDKQPFQCEECVLGKSKKLSFQRGSIYLLNH, from the exons ATGGCAGCTCGTCTTGAAGCTGAGAAATTCACCGGCACCAATGATTTCGGACTATGGAGAATGAAAATACGAGCAATGTTGACGCAGCAAGGGCTCGCATCGGCTTTGGAAACGAAGCAGATAGATCCGAAGGAAAAAGGAGTTCTCGATGAGAAGGCGATGTTGAAACAAGCCGAAATCGAAGCCAAGGCCCACAGCAAGATTGTATTGTGCCTCGCCGATAAAGTATTACGGGAGGTGGCAAAGGAGACGACTGCTGCGGGCATTTTATCCAGGTTAGAGGATCTTTATCTCACGAAATCGTTGGCCAATCAGTTGTATATGAAGCGTAGGTTATACTCTTATAAGTTCTTGGAGAGTAAGGGGGTGTTAGAACAGCTAGAAGAGTTTAATAAATCGATAGATGATCTGGAGAATATTGATGTG TTGCAAGATGTTATACTGTATGGGAGAGATAAGGCGATTACATTTGTGGAGGTTCAAACTGCTGTGAGAGCTAAGGAACTCCACAAGGAAGGGATGGGAGTCGAGGCTGGTTCATCTGTTGCAGAAAGCCTGAATGTGAAGAAGCATAAGTTCAAGAAACCTTTTAAGAAGGATCATGATGCTCTAAAGTTTGCCCAGAATATCCAGAAGAAGA ATCTGAGTGAGAGCACTAGGTCAGTGATTTTAGGAAATAACCAAGTTTGCCAAGTTGAAGGAATTGGCTCTGTGAAATTAAAGATGAATGATGGCTGTGTTAGAACTCTCACTGATGTCGGGTATATTCCTCAAGTGAAGAGGAATTTGATTTCCCTTGGACTCCTTGAAAGAAAGGGGTGTGTGTTTTCATCTGCTAAGGGCAGAATGGTGGTTAGAAAATGGGAAAAGGAGGTCATGGAGGCTGAGAGAAGAGGCAGCTTGTACTATCTACTTGCAGAAGTGCAGGTTCCTATGGCCCAAGTGAACTCAGTGACATCAAATGTAAGATTGTGGCACATGCGGCTAGGTCATCCTGCTGAGGGCAGTATGAGAGAGCTTGTGAGAAAGGGAACTGTGCAGACACAGCTTGATAAGCAACCATTTCAGTGTGAAGAATGTGTGCTTGGAAAGTCAAAGAAACTATCTTTCCAAAGGGGAAGCATCTATCTActcaaccattag